One genomic window of Candidatus Kuenenia stuttgartiensis includes the following:
- a CDS encoding DegQ family serine endoprotease has translation MLNKARSNCIRILCILGIFAGINLCLPQKSIIFASNKTNSDTSVVEAAQSFEKIFAQVVEQVKPAVVSITSVKSFKHKRERQREMPRDRNHPQPQPRQEQEQFRDFWDFFGDDFFDKYLKPRYPEEDFKVQGLGSGVIVDSENGYIVTNNHVVENADELTVALGDRREFKGTIVGTDPQTDIAIVKIEGKDLPFAKLGNSDSIKVGQWAIAIGNPFGLSQTVSVGVISAMGRANVGVAQYEDMIQTDAAINPGNSGGPLVNLSGEVIGINTAIFTRSGGYQGIGFAIPVNMVKIVMKDLIEKGKVTRGWLGVAIQDISPDLAKSFEVAIAEGVIISDVQENSPAKEAGLERGDIIIKFNDKPIRDVNHLRNTVAQTEAGKKVKITVLREGNEKTLTVKIGEQPSDLFASAPAGTLPEKELGMTVQNITSEIAKNLGLENETGIIVSAVQPGGPAAMVGIREGDIIREVNRKKITTVEEFNSAVQKGDKKKGILLLVKRGEYAQYIIVKSDKE, from the coding sequence ATGTTGAACAAAGCACGAAGCAACTGTATACGCATACTATGCATTCTGGGGATATTTGCAGGCATAAATTTATGTTTGCCCCAAAAATCAATCATCTTCGCTTCAAATAAGACAAATAGCGACACTTCGGTAGTTGAAGCCGCACAAAGCTTTGAGAAGATTTTCGCACAAGTGGTGGAACAGGTAAAGCCTGCAGTTGTGTCAATAACTTCAGTAAAAAGCTTTAAACACAAAAGAGAACGTCAGCGTGAAATGCCGAGAGACCGTAACCATCCCCAACCTCAACCGAGACAGGAACAGGAGCAATTTCGCGATTTTTGGGATTTTTTTGGAGATGACTTTTTTGACAAGTACTTAAAACCCCGGTATCCTGAAGAAGATTTCAAGGTTCAGGGACTAGGTTCCGGTGTAATTGTTGACAGCGAAAACGGGTATATCGTCACCAATAACCATGTTGTTGAAAATGCTGACGAACTAACGGTTGCCCTCGGAGATAGGCGTGAATTTAAAGGCACAATCGTTGGCACCGATCCGCAAACGGATATAGCAATTGTAAAGATCGAAGGAAAGGATTTGCCTTTTGCAAAGCTAGGGAATTCGGATTCCATTAAAGTAGGGCAGTGGGCTATTGCAATAGGAAATCCCTTTGGTTTATCACAGACCGTTTCCGTGGGCGTTATTAGCGCCATGGGAAGGGCTAATGTTGGTGTTGCGCAGTACGAAGATATGATCCAGACAGATGCAGCGATAAACCCCGGTAATAGCGGAGGGCCGCTGGTCAATTTAAGCGGGGAAGTGATTGGCATAAACACCGCAATTTTTACCAGAAGCGGCGGTTATCAGGGTATTGGGTTTGCCATACCCGTTAATATGGTAAAAATCGTCATGAAAGACCTCATTGAGAAAGGGAAGGTCACGCGTGGTTGGCTCGGTGTTGCGATACAGGATATCAGCCCGGATCTGGCAAAATCATTTGAGGTAGCCATCGCAGAAGGCGTTATCATCAGCGATGTGCAGGAAAATTCCCCGGCAAAAGAAGCAGGTCTTGAACGTGGTGATATTATAATCAAGTTTAACGACAAGCCAATACGGGATGTTAATCACCTGCGCAATACGGTTGCGCAAACGGAAGCAGGCAAAAAAGTGAAGATAACCGTCCTGAGAGAAGGGAATGAAAAAACACTAACAGTAAAAATAGGCGAACAACCTTCCGATTTGTTTGCTTCAGCGCCGGCCGGGACATTGCCGGAAAAAGAACTTGGTATGACGGTGCAAAATATTACAAGTGAAATTGCAAAAAATCTGGGGTTGGAAAATGAAACAGGCATTATCGTCTCCGCGGTACAGCCCGGAGGCCCTGCCGCAATGGTAGGCATAAGAGAAGGAGACATTATCAGGGAAGTTAACCGTAAAAAAATAACTACCGTGGAAGAATTTAACAGCGCCGTGCAGAAGGGTGACAAGAAAAAGGGCATTTTGTTGCTTGTGAAACGCGGCGAATACGCTCAATATATTATTGTAAAATCAGATAAAGAGTAA
- the tilS gene encoding tRNA lysidine(34) synthetase TilS — protein sequence MKLYPFVENIFKIICKYQLIQPDDSVIVGVSGGPDSVALLKTLHFLNAAKNLRLRLYVAHLNHQLRGDFSEEDEQFVQDLANKLSLPFISKRVNIGKIASETKLSLEEMARKERYTFYSEASQNYNVSHVATGHNADDNAETILHRIIRGTGAPGLGGIPIKRLLSPGTPQLIIRPLLFAWKKEILEYLNKDKTKYRVDASNYEKEYTRNRIRHELIPLLEHKYNPNIKNALSRLSQILTINNEYLLAACESVFENAIVKEPDNAYVLNAGFLLKQPKILQFLLLQKLLHVMHIPLKAIHYGHYSMILEGLAQKGNARKFQLPGKITLRYERGRLFLEKGFSRETFTELPEIPLKIPGTTQIVGLGSLTAELPESKDVSLEKFILTKTRYEEILDFESVKEPLLLRKRNSGDTISPLGTRGSKKVKKLFIDKKIPQGKRSLIPIIAMNNKPVWIVGICLDNSVKVTGNTKKILKLTFQPSGS from the coding sequence ATGAAACTGTATCCATTTGTCGAAAACATATTCAAAATTATCTGTAAATACCAGCTTATTCAACCAGATGATTCAGTCATTGTCGGTGTTTCCGGCGGGCCTGATTCTGTCGCTCTACTGAAAACCCTTCATTTTCTTAATGCTGCAAAAAACCTGCGTTTGCGATTATATGTGGCGCACCTTAATCATCAGCTTCGTGGTGATTTTTCAGAAGAAGATGAACAATTCGTCCAGGATTTAGCAAACAAACTCTCACTGCCATTTATTTCAAAAAGGGTAAATATCGGAAAGATCGCTTCAGAAACCAAACTTTCGCTGGAAGAAATGGCACGCAAAGAGAGATATACATTTTATTCCGAGGCATCGCAAAACTACAATGTTTCTCATGTAGCAACCGGACACAATGCCGATGACAATGCAGAAACCATTCTCCACAGAATAATCAGGGGAACCGGCGCTCCCGGTCTTGGAGGAATACCCATTAAACGTCTGTTATCTCCGGGTACGCCGCAGTTGATCATTCGGCCTCTGTTATTTGCATGGAAAAAAGAGATTCTCGAATATCTCAATAAAGATAAGACGAAATACCGGGTCGACGCATCTAATTATGAAAAGGAATACACGAGGAACAGGATACGTCATGAACTCATTCCTTTATTGGAACATAAATACAATCCTAATATAAAAAACGCCCTGTCCCGATTATCGCAGATACTTACGATAAACAATGAATACCTCCTTGCAGCATGCGAATCAGTATTTGAAAACGCCATTGTGAAAGAACCAGACAATGCATATGTTCTTAACGCCGGGTTTCTCCTGAAACAACCAAAAATTCTGCAATTCCTGCTGCTGCAGAAATTGTTGCACGTAATGCATATCCCTCTGAAAGCCATACATTATGGACATTATTCCATGATACTCGAAGGTCTGGCGCAAAAAGGGAATGCCAGGAAATTCCAATTACCGGGTAAAATTACCTTACGGTATGAGCGGGGAAGGCTTTTTTTAGAAAAGGGGTTTTCCCGGGAAACATTTACAGAATTACCGGAGATTCCCTTGAAAATACCCGGGACAACCCAAATTGTGGGTCTTGGCAGTTTAACCGCAGAGCTTCCGGAGAGTAAGGATGTGTCGCTCGAAAAATTTATATTAACGAAAACAAGATATGAAGAGATACTGGATTTCGAAAGCGTTAAAGAACCACTTCTCTTAAGAAAGAGAAATAGCGGAGATACCATTTCTCCATTGGGAACTCGGGGCAGTAAGAAAGTGAAAAAACTATTTATCGATAAAAAAATACCCCAGGGAAAACGCAGCCTCATACCTATAATTGCTATGAATAATAAACCGGTATGGATCGTCGGAATATGTCTGGATAACAGCGTTAAGGTTACTGGCAATACAAAAAAAATACTCAAATTAACCTTTCAACCATCCGGAAGCTAA
- the nifU gene encoding Fe-S cluster assembly protein NifU, producing MWDYSEKVKDHFLHPRNVGDIENPDAVGEVGSLACGDALKLMLKIDAGGVISDVKFKTFGCGSAIASASALTEMIKGKTIAEAEKVADSDIAEYLDGLPEQKMHCSVMGREALEAAIANYRGIKLEKAVDEGTIVCKCFGVTDNKIAHEVREHKLTTIDQVTNYCKAGGGCQSCHPQIQAIIDEIWHKEKEKEIIKKVQKPVKKLTNIQKMKLVQETIEREIRPALLADGGDIELIDIDGDRVMVSFRGSCSACPSSGVTLKSTVEAKLREFVTDTLIVEEVIS from the coding sequence GTGTGGGACTATTCTGAAAAGGTAAAAGACCATTTTTTGCATCCGAGAAATGTTGGCGATATCGAAAATCCGGATGCTGTGGGAGAAGTAGGCAGTTTAGCCTGCGGTGATGCGCTTAAACTGATGCTGAAAATAGATGCCGGGGGCGTTATATCGGATGTAAAATTTAAGACCTTCGGCTGCGGGAGCGCCATTGCCTCGGCAAGCGCCCTGACAGAGATGATAAAAGGGAAAACAATCGCTGAAGCAGAGAAGGTCGCTGATAGTGATATTGCAGAGTATCTTGACGGTTTGCCTGAACAAAAAATGCATTGTTCTGTTATGGGACGTGAGGCGCTGGAAGCTGCTATTGCGAATTATCGCGGGATAAAGCTGGAGAAAGCTGTTGATGAGGGAACAATTGTGTGTAAATGCTTTGGGGTAACCGACAATAAGATCGCTCATGAAGTCAGGGAGCATAAGCTGACGACTATTGACCAGGTAACAAACTATTGCAAAGCGGGAGGAGGCTGCCAGTCGTGTCATCCTCAAATCCAGGCTATTATCGATGAAATCTGGCACAAGGAAAAAGAGAAAGAAATTATTAAAAAGGTACAGAAACCCGTTAAAAAATTAACGAATATTCAAAAAATGAAGCTTGTGCAGGAGACGATAGAAAGGGAGATTCGCCCTGCCCTGCTGGCGGATGGAGGTGATATTGAATTGATTGATATCGACGGCGACCGGGTAATGGTTTCTTTCCGGGGAAGTTGTTCCGCATGCCCGAGTTCGGGAGTAACCTTAAAATCGACGGTAGAGGCTAAATTAAGAGAATTCGTCACCGATACGCTCATTGTGGAGGAGGTAATATCATGA
- a CDS encoding Minf_1886 family protein, with the protein MKNPWNKIKEIEKKDPRYSPMAYQFVFEALEFTTNMLGKTQYKAADSGRHVTGKELLEGIKRYALKQFGFMALTVFEQWGIKEDIDFGNIVFNLVESGLMGKTETDSKDDFKNIYNFKKVFDEEYEFKGNYDIRMSLSALGIKKS; encoded by the coding sequence ATGAAAAACCCCTGGAACAAAATAAAGGAAATAGAAAAAAAAGACCCGCGCTATTCCCCGATGGCTTATCAATTTGTATTCGAGGCACTGGAATTTACCACAAACATGCTAGGCAAAACTCAATATAAGGCCGCTGATTCAGGCCGTCATGTGACGGGAAAAGAACTTTTGGAGGGGATTAAACGTTATGCTTTGAAGCAATTTGGTTTTATGGCCTTAACTGTATTTGAACAATGGGGTATAAAGGAGGATATTGATTTTGGGAATATCGTCTTCAATCTTGTTGAAAGCGGTTTGATGGGGAAAACAGAAACGGATTCGAAAGATGATTTTAAAAATATTTATAACTTTAAAAAGGTCTTTGATGAAGAGTACGAATTTAAAGGCAACTATGATATCCGGATGTCATTAAGTGCGCTTGGTATCAAAAAAAGTTAA
- a CDS encoding phospholipase D-like domain-containing protein, translating into MKKIHAVIITGIVILMCIQVKAFSSEVYFTPDEIKEKILSEIDACRESIDIATRNITSVDIVNALAKAKERGVEIRIVIDRKRFLSKGILSQYCGENGFAVKILIQKGIMNNNYAIFDSKLLATGSYLWHEKTSRFNCENVIFMDKTPVLVKYQREFDRLFHKGKASPLKKQTYIAEEAEKKRPVKAVSENSEKKAVEGKVIASGYGITITENADGFIDMNFEEFDKIFGVISDLSDNQKENLWRKCEGRKVKWRGRVKYIGWTIINGWLMNTTHGHTSVETDLNPEHKKNFADVKYGSLVTYTGELASLVTKVYPYKLKNGNVIRIEDDTSKPLTKEELTADPYTTVLCQGPGKEYIIETLADLESMFGEESGFSADQKRDKWDKFEGKYLSWMGKIIYKHLAAENDLRIGFEQQEGGLCKLELKVKKSRIDNVSGFNEGDTVIYQGMLTKRWGLDIPYIIEDGDILTFK; encoded by the coding sequence ATGAAAAAGATTCATGCGGTTATTATTACAGGGATTGTAATCCTTATGTGTATTCAGGTGAAGGCATTTTCATCTGAAGTCTATTTTACTCCTGATGAAATTAAAGAGAAAATCCTTAGCGAGATAGACGCTTGCCGCGAATCTATTGATATTGCCACGAGAAACATCACTTCAGTCGATATAGTAAATGCACTTGCGAAGGCAAAGGAGAGAGGGGTAGAGATAAGGATTGTTATTGACAGAAAACGTTTTCTCTCGAAGGGGATACTATCACAATATTGCGGGGAAAACGGGTTTGCCGTGAAGATATTGATCCAGAAAGGTATTATGAACAATAACTATGCCATCTTTGATTCCAAACTGCTTGCAACAGGGTCTTATCTTTGGCATGAAAAAACAAGCAGGTTTAATTGCGAAAATGTCATTTTTATGGACAAAACTCCTGTATTGGTAAAATATCAAAGAGAATTTGACAGGTTATTTCATAAGGGTAAAGCCTCTCCTCTTAAAAAACAGACGTATATTGCGGAAGAAGCAGAGAAAAAGAGACCTGTAAAAGCGGTATCTGAAAACAGTGAAAAAAAGGCAGTTGAAGGAAAGGTGATAGCTTCAGGGTATGGCATAACAATTACAGAAAATGCGGATGGCTTTATTGATATGAATTTTGAGGAGTTTGATAAAATATTTGGGGTGATAAGCGATTTGTCGGATAATCAAAAGGAAAATTTGTGGCGGAAATGTGAGGGCAGAAAGGTTAAGTGGCGCGGAAGGGTCAAATATATTGGATGGACGATTATTAACGGATGGCTAATGAATACTACTCACGGACATACGAGTGTGGAAACAGACCTGAACCCTGAGCATAAGAAAAACTTTGCCGATGTTAAATATGGCAGTCTGGTAACGTACACAGGAGAACTTGCTTCGCTGGTAACAAAGGTATATCCTTATAAACTGAAAAACGGCAATGTAATCCGAATTGAAGACGATACTTCCAAACCATTAACAAAAGAGGAACTAACCGCTGACCCTTATACGACAGTTTTGTGTCAGGGACCCGGAAAAGAATATATAATAGAAACGCTTGCAGATTTGGAAAGTATGTTTGGCGAAGAGAGCGGTTTTTCCGCAGATCAAAAAAGGGACAAATGGGACAAATTTGAGGGCAAATACCTGAGCTGGATGGGGAAGATCATATACAAGCATCTGGCGGCAGAAAACGATTTGCGCATAGGGTTTGAACAACAGGAGGGCGGCCTGTGCAAATTAGAACTCAAGGTGAAAAAATCAAGAATAGATAATGTATCGGGATTTAATGAGGGTGATACAGTAATCTATCAGGGGATGCTAACCAAAAGGTGGGGATTAGATATCCCTTATATCATAGAAGATGGAGATATATTGACCTTCAAGTAA
- a CDS encoding tetratricopeptide repeat protein, producing the protein MAKNVFIIKSLLFFMLAVLNTVAFGEENYEECINKGNILIHKQNYQDALHEYERAISLKPDAPEAWYNKAAVLDYMGDFERAIEAADMAVQSKPDYWEAWYMKGRASDHTGKYYEAIKAFDKALEIKPDALMVLYNKGNVHDHIGDIEASVKTYDSILKLKPDEYEAWNNKGLALARIPEKRGIALEAYDQAIRINPVYYEAWINKGNCFVRLRRYGEAIDAYDTAIKIRPKEHAAWANKGFTLADMGKHEEAVDAFNKAIELSPGSYAAWNGKGLALDSLSRYEDALKAYEKTIEIQPDSYGAWTNMGLTLSRLKRHDEAVAAYEKALIIQPDSYETMTNKGCELFHLGNYVEAIKAFDRAIELQPDYAEAWKNKGNALARMGWLEEATESFAKVGQIITDEEAVNVPRLSKIKLEALQNNGIALIRLNKYADAVNVYNNALRIKNDDFDVWMNKGISHSFLNEYEEALTAFDKAALLESNAYEAFNYKGYVLEEMGKYQEALDAYDNALRLKPDFPEAMNNKGLLLDNIGNHEDAVKMYNNALRINPDFDAVLFNKACALSLLSRKEEALDSLEKAVQLNPLHKNAARNSPDFIKYKGDAGFGKIVSE; encoded by the coding sequence ATGGCAAAAAATGTATTCATAATAAAAAGTCTTCTTTTTTTCATGCTTGCCGTGCTAAACACAGTAGCGTTTGGGGAAGAAAATTATGAAGAGTGTATCAATAAGGGGAATATCCTTATACATAAACAGAACTATCAGGATGCGCTTCACGAGTACGAACGCGCCATTTCCCTGAAACCCGATGCGCCGGAGGCATGGTATAACAAAGCAGCCGTACTTGATTATATGGGTGATTTTGAAAGAGCCATAGAAGCCGCTGATATGGCAGTTCAATCGAAACCTGATTACTGGGAAGCGTGGTATATGAAAGGAAGGGCTTCAGACCACACAGGAAAATATTATGAGGCAATTAAGGCATTCGACAAGGCATTAGAAATAAAACCGGATGCTTTGATGGTTTTATATAACAAGGGAAACGTACATGACCACATAGGCGATATCGAAGCATCGGTAAAGACGTATGACTCTATCCTGAAATTAAAACCTGATGAATATGAAGCATGGAATAATAAAGGATTGGCATTGGCGAGAATTCCGGAAAAAAGGGGCATAGCGCTGGAAGCTTATGATCAGGCAATAAGAATAAATCCGGTATATTATGAAGCCTGGATTAATAAGGGAAACTGTTTCGTTAGGTTGCGCAGGTATGGCGAAGCGATTGATGCATACGATACCGCAATAAAAATAAGGCCTAAGGAACATGCGGCATGGGCGAATAAAGGCTTTACACTCGCTGACATGGGAAAACATGAAGAGGCCGTAGACGCTTTTAATAAAGCAATTGAGCTGAGCCCGGGTTCGTATGCAGCATGGAATGGCAAAGGACTCGCATTGGACTCACTGTCCAGATACGAGGATGCCCTGAAAGCATATGAGAAGACCATTGAGATACAACCGGATTCTTATGGGGCATGGACAAATATGGGGTTGACCTTGTCCCGTTTAAAAAGACATGATGAAGCCGTTGCTGCATATGAAAAGGCATTGATAATACAGCCTGATTCGTATGAAACAATGACGAATAAAGGCTGCGAATTGTTTCACCTCGGAAACTATGTTGAAGCAATAAAGGCATTTGACCGGGCAATAGAATTGCAGCCGGATTACGCGGAGGCTTGGAAAAACAAGGGAAATGCCCTGGCCAGGATGGGGTGGCTTGAAGAGGCGACAGAATCATTTGCAAAGGTAGGACAAATTATTACTGATGAAGAAGCTGTGAACGTTCCCCGTTTATCAAAAATCAAACTGGAAGCGTTACAAAACAACGGCATTGCACTTATCCGTCTCAACAAGTATGCTGACGCCGTAAACGTTTACAATAATGCGTTACGGATTAAAAATGATGATTTTGATGTATGGATGAATAAAGGGATTTCCCATTCATTTTTAAATGAATACGAAGAGGCGTTAACCGCCTTTGATAAAGCGGCGTTATTAGAAAGCAATGCATATGAAGCATTTAATTACAAAGGGTACGTATTGGAAGAAATGGGAAAATATCAGGAGGCGCTTGATGCTTATGACAATGCGCTCCGGTTAAAACCAGACTTTCCTGAAGCAATGAACAATAAGGGACTTTTGCTGGATAACATTGGCAATCACGAAGATGCTGTAAAAATGTATAACAACGCACTACGTATCAACCCCGATTTTGACGCAGTATTATTTAATAAGGCCTGCGCACTTTCATTGCTATCAAGAAAAGAAGAAGCCCTTGATTCATTAGAGAAAGCGGTGCAATTAAATCCCCTGCATAAGAATGCCGCCCGCAACAGCCCTGATTTTATAAAATATAAGGGAGATGCCGGCTTCGGGAAGATTGTAAGTGAATAG
- the nifS gene encoding cysteine desulfurase NifS, whose translation MKVVYADNNATTKVAPEVLEEMLPFFSEYYGNPSSMHIFGGQVAKKIDKARQQVADLIGAGPEEILFTSCGTESDNTAILGILRANPGKKHIVTSRVEHPAVYNLCTYLTQHGYHVTELGVDRNGMLNVDELSEAVREDTAIVSIMHANNETGVIFPIEEVAGIVKQKGSFLHTDAVQAVGKIPINLADSAIDLLTLSGHKLHAPKGVGALYIRKGTSIAPFIIGGHQEKNRRGGTENVPSIIGLGKACELAKKFMQEEQTRVKQLCDRLESEIVAKAPDAIINGYKSPRLPNTTNISFEYVEGEAILLLLNEKGICASSGSACTSGSLEPSHVLRAMGIPFTAVHGSIRLSLSRYTTTDDVEYIIEHLPPVVRRLREISPYNRDSKFQGHVSAGYC comes from the coding sequence ATGAAGGTTGTTTATGCGGATAACAATGCGACTACAAAGGTTGCTCCTGAGGTTTTGGAAGAAATGCTGCCTTTTTTTTCTGAATATTACGGCAATCCTTCCAGCATGCATATTTTTGGCGGTCAGGTTGCAAAGAAAATAGACAAGGCAAGGCAGCAGGTTGCGGACCTCATTGGCGCCGGGCCGGAAGAGATATTATTTACCAGTTGCGGCACGGAGAGTGATAATACTGCGATATTGGGCATCCTCCGGGCGAATCCGGGTAAAAAGCATATTGTGACGTCACGGGTCGAGCACCCTGCGGTTTATAACTTGTGTACATATCTCACCCAACATGGGTATCATGTCACAGAATTGGGGGTAGATAGAAATGGAATGCTCAATGTGGATGAATTGTCTGAAGCGGTGAGAGAAGATACGGCAATTGTGTCTATTATGCATGCAAACAATGAAACCGGCGTCATTTTCCCTATTGAGGAAGTTGCCGGCATTGTAAAACAAAAGGGGTCTTTTTTGCATACCGACGCGGTGCAGGCAGTAGGTAAAATACCGATAAATCTCGCTGATAGTGCAATTGATTTATTGACGCTTTCAGGGCATAAATTACATGCACCAAAAGGGGTTGGTGCCTTGTACATAAGGAAAGGCACATCCATCGCACCCTTTATTATCGGAGGGCATCAGGAGAAAAACCGCAGAGGAGGTACGGAGAATGTGCCTTCTATTATTGGACTTGGCAAGGCATGTGAACTGGCAAAAAAATTTATGCAGGAGGAACAGACAAGGGTAAAACAATTGTGCGACAGATTAGAGAGTGAAATTGTGGCAAAGGCCCCTGATGCGATAATAAACGGTTATAAATCTCCCAGGTTACCCAATACTACAAATATAAGTTTTGAATATGTTGAAGGCGAAGCTATTTTGTTGCTGCTTAATGAGAAGGGAATTTGTGCTTCTTCCGGTTCCGCCTGTACTTCTGGTTCACTGGAACCTTCGCATGTATTAAGGGCAATGGGCATTCCTTTTACCGCAGTACACGGTTCCATCCGGTTGAGCCTGAGCAGATATACGACAACAGACGATGTAGAATATATAATTGAACACCTTCCACCCGTTGTGAGGAGACTCAGGGAAATATCACCATACAACAGGGATTCTAAATTTCAGGGACACGTTTCTGCGGGTTATTGCTAG
- a CDS encoding formylglycine-generating enzyme family protein has product MTQQSIINEKDGSEMVYVSAGNFVMGEDRKVVYVDAFYIDKFPITNSQYKKFIDEAGAKHPSFWNNERFNKPLQPVVGVSWSDAVAYAKWAGKRLPKEKEWGKAARGIDGREYPWGNMQPDHTLAVFNLDPNTGAPAAVGARKEGASPYGCYDMSGNVWEWCEDWYEEGKYRVVRGGSWLNHHYILRSAYRSCSYPEGRDNNVGFRCVKDAE; this is encoded by the coding sequence ATGACACAGCAAAGTATTATTAACGAAAAAGATGGCTCTGAAATGGTGTATGTGTCTGCCGGTAATTTTGTTATGGGAGAGGACAGGAAGGTTGTGTATGTCGATGCATTTTATATTGATAAGTTTCCCATAACGAATTCCCAATATAAGAAGTTTATTGATGAAGCTGGCGCGAAACACCCTTCTTTCTGGAATAATGAACGATTTAACAAACCACTGCAACCAGTGGTAGGGGTAAGCTGGAGTGATGCGGTTGCATATGCGAAATGGGCGGGAAAACGACTCCCTAAAGAAAAAGAGTGGGGCAAGGCTGCCCGGGGGATTGACGGAAGGGAATACCCGTGGGGAAACATGCAGCCTGACCATACGCTGGCCGTATTTAATCTCGACCCTAATACTGGCGCCCCGGCGGCGGTAGGAGCCAGAAAGGAAGGCGCAAGTCCTTATGGGTGCTATGATATGTCGGGGAATGTTTGGGAATGGTGCGAGGATTGGTATGAAGAAGGAAAATACCGTGTAGTGAGAGGAGGCTCATGGTTGAATCATCATTATATTCTCAGGAGCGCTTATCGTAGTTGCAGTTATCCCGAAGGACGGGATAACAACGTAGGTTTTCGTTGCGTAAAAGACGCTGAATAA
- a CDS encoding DUF192 domain-containing protein, whose product MNRTLKYFFPAVLSLCIIVYHCIKNDCYGNHEKKTEQITVSGTDIEVELAITPEEHMAGLMYRNTLEDNKGMLFVFPDEKRLSFWMKNTYVPLSVAFIDENGRITQIETMKPRSLDLHDSREKVRYALEMKSNWFEIHNVREGDVVKMPPRIIANGESRNGKNW is encoded by the coding sequence ATGAACAGGACATTAAAATATTTTTTTCCTGCTGTACTTTCCCTTTGCATTATAGTATACCATTGCATAAAAAATGATTGCTACGGGAACCATGAAAAGAAAACAGAGCAAATAACGGTATCCGGAACAGACATAGAGGTAGAGTTGGCGATTACCCCTGAAGAACACATGGCAGGGCTAATGTATCGTAATACCTTAGAAGATAATAAAGGCATGCTCTTTGTCTTTCCGGATGAAAAGAGGCTTTCATTCTGGATGAAGAATACCTATGTGCCTCTTTCTGTTGCATTTATAGATGAGAATGGACGGATTACCCAGATAGAAACAATGAAACCCAGGAGCCTCGATCTTCATGACTCACGCGAAAAGGTTCGCTACGCCCTGGAAATGAAATCTAATTGGTTTGAAATACATAATGTGCGGGAAGGAGATGTAGTGAAAATGCCACCGCGCATTATCGCAAATGGAGAATCTCGTAATGGTAAGAATTGGTAA